Proteins from a single region of Pseudodesulfovibrio portus:
- a CDS encoding CoB--CoM heterodisulfide reductase iron-sulfur subunit A family protein translates to MKIGVFVCHCGSNIAGTVDVARVAEEARKLPDVAFASDTMYACSEPGQEGIIEAIREHNLDGVVVASCTPRMHEPTFRRTVERAGLNRYMFEMANIREHVSWIGKDIEANTGKAIDLVAMAVAKLTHDKRLTAKKFSINKRVMVIGGGVAGIQAALDCADGGLEVVLVEKTPSIGGKMSKLDKTFPTIDCSSCILGPKMVDVAQHPNITLYANAEVAGVQGYVGNFEVSVNRKATYVDWEACTGCGQCMEKCPSKKSRDVFNEDIGTTTAINIPFPQAIPKKASINPEFCMKLTKGKCGVCEKICPTKAIRFDQTDAEAVENVGAIVVATGFDLFDHTRYGEYGGGRYTDVITSIQYERLLSASGPTGGHIKRPSDGKEPENVVFIQCVGSRDKSIGRPYCSGFCCMYTAKQAILTKDHLPESQSYVFYMDIRAPGKLYDEFTRRAMEEYGARYIRGRVSMIYPKGDRYVVRGADTLMGAAVEVEADLVVLAVGAESAKGAPQLAEKLRISYDTYGFYMESHPKLRPVETNTAGVYLAGACQGPKDIPSSVGQGSAAAAKVLALFSKDQLESDPQISEVDIKRCVGCGKCIETCPFTAIELTEFRGQPKAKVIETVCQGCGNCTTTCPQGAIQLQHFTDNQILAEVNVLCQQTLPNYG, encoded by the coding sequence ATGAAAATAGGTGTTTTTGTTTGTCATTGCGGGAGCAACATCGCTGGAACCGTGGATGTGGCGAGGGTGGCCGAAGAGGCGCGCAAGCTGCCTGACGTGGCTTTTGCCAGCGACACGATGTACGCCTGCTCCGAACCGGGGCAGGAGGGCATCATCGAGGCCATCCGCGAGCACAATCTCGACGGTGTGGTGGTGGCATCGTGCACCCCGCGCATGCACGAGCCCACGTTCCGCCGCACGGTGGAGCGCGCCGGTCTCAACCGGTACATGTTCGAGATGGCCAACATCCGCGAGCATGTCTCCTGGATCGGCAAGGATATCGAGGCCAACACCGGAAAGGCGATCGACCTGGTGGCCATGGCGGTTGCCAAGCTGACCCATGACAAGCGCCTTACCGCGAAAAAATTCAGCATCAACAAGCGGGTCATGGTCATTGGCGGCGGCGTGGCCGGCATCCAGGCCGCCCTCGATTGCGCCGACGGCGGCCTGGAGGTCGTGCTGGTGGAGAAAACCCCGTCCATCGGCGGGAAGATGTCCAAGCTGGACAAGACCTTTCCCACCATCGACTGTTCGAGCTGCATTCTCGGCCCCAAGATGGTCGACGTCGCCCAGCACCCGAACATCACGCTCTACGCCAACGCCGAGGTGGCCGGGGTCCAGGGCTATGTGGGCAACTTCGAGGTGTCGGTGAACCGGAAGGCCACCTACGTGGACTGGGAGGCATGTACCGGCTGCGGCCAGTGCATGGAGAAGTGCCCGAGCAAGAAGTCCCGGGACGTGTTCAACGAGGATATCGGGACCACCACAGCCATCAACATTCCTTTTCCCCAGGCCATTCCCAAGAAGGCCTCCATCAACCCTGAATTCTGCATGAAGCTCACCAAGGGCAAGTGCGGAGTCTGCGAAAAAATCTGTCCCACCAAAGCGATTCGATTCGACCAAACGGATGCAGAGGCAGTCGAGAACGTGGGCGCCATCGTGGTGGCCACCGGATTCGACCTGTTCGACCATACCCGTTACGGGGAGTACGGGGGCGGCCGTTATACCGACGTAATCACCTCTATCCAATACGAACGGCTGCTCTCGGCTTCCGGTCCTACCGGCGGGCACATCAAGCGCCCGTCGGACGGCAAGGAGCCGGAAAACGTGGTCTTCATCCAGTGTGTCGGGTCCAGGGACAAGAGCATCGGCCGCCCGTATTGCTCGGGTTTCTGCTGCATGTACACGGCAAAGCAGGCCATCCTCACCAAGGATCACCTGCCCGAGTCGCAGTCCTACGTCTTCTACATGGACATCCGCGCTCCGGGAAAACTCTACGACGAGTTCACACGCCGCGCCATGGAGGAGTACGGGGCCAGGTACATCAGGGGCCGCGTGTCCATGATCTATCCCAAGGGCGACCGTTACGTGGTGCGCGGGGCGGACACGCTCATGGGCGCCGCCGTGGAGGTCGAGGCCGACCTGGTCGTCCTGGCCGTGGGCGCGGAGTCCGCCAAGGGAGCTCCCCAACTGGCCGAGAAACTCCGCATCTCCTACGACACATACGGCTTCTACATGGAAAGCCATCCGAAACTGCGTCCGGTCGAGACCAATACGGCGGGCGTGTATCTGGCGGGCGCCTGCCAGGGGCCCAAGGACATCCCTTCCTCGGTTGGGCAGGGGAGCGCGGCGGCCGCCAAGGTGCTGGCGCTCTTTTCCAAGGATCAACTGGAGAGCGATCCCCAGATATCGGAAGTGGACATCAAGCGGTGCGTGGGCTGCGGCAAGTGTATCGAGACCTGCCCCTTCACCGCCATCGAACTGACCGAATTCAGGGGACAGCCCAAGGCCAAGGTCATCGAGACCGTCTGCCAGGGTTGCGGCAACTGCACCACCACCTGCCCGCAGGGGGCCATTCAATTGCAGCATTTCACAGACAATCAGATTCTCGCGGAGGTCAACGTCTTATGTCAGCAGACGCTACCGAATTACGGATAG
- a CDS encoding hydrogenase iron-sulfur subunit, protein MSADATELRIVGFLCNWCSYGGADTAGVGRFQQPTDLRIIRVPCSGRIDPLFVVKSLIEGADGVLVSGCHPRDCHYSEGNYYARRRLEVLKRFLPILGIDPRRFEYTWVSASEGQKWKTVVSKFTEHIHELGPAPRLDSEACAQAAAIALQGL, encoded by the coding sequence ATGTCAGCAGACGCTACCGAATTACGGATAGTCGGCTTTCTCTGCAACTGGTGCTCTTACGGCGGTGCCGATACCGCCGGCGTCGGACGATTCCAGCAACCCACGGATCTTCGCATCATCAGGGTTCCCTGTTCCGGCCGCATCGACCCGCTTTTCGTGGTCAAGAGCCTGATCGAAGGGGCGGACGGCGTGCTGGTTTCCGGCTGCCACCCCCGTGATTGCCACTACAGCGAGGGGAACTACTACGCCCGTCGTCGGCTGGAGGTGCTCAAGCGCTTCCTGCCCATACTCGGCATCGATCCCCGGCGGTTTGAATACACATGGGTCTCCGCCTCCGAAGGGCAGAAATGGAAGACCGTGGTGTCGAAGTTCACGGAGCACATTCACGAGCTTGGTCCCGCACCCAGGTTGGACAGTGAGGCGTGCGCCCAGGCCGCAGCCATTGCCCTCCAGGGTCTCTAG
- a CDS encoding 4Fe-4S dicluster domain-containing protein: protein MHYLEELKQKIKDRLPELDVVIGWEQGFDPLRATPLFMKTPEDVDRLIAGPLCVHNLATHLTGLKGRKVGIIVKGCDSRTVVELLQEKLIDRGDVVVFGIPCSGVVSVRKIGRELGTLDYVESVDLSGDTVKVTSEGMEHSFALADVAADKCGRCQYRSPLLSDVMVGEIPDESATDDYSDVAEFEKLSLEERRGHWLNAMDRCVRCYACRNACPMCVCRDHCVAQSRDPHWMTQEDTVQNKLLFQIIHTMHLAGRCTECGECERSCPMSIPLLLLRRKMNKEINDLFDYRAGTCVDDIPPLQSFKIEEENITERGW, encoded by the coding sequence ATGCATTATTTGGAAGAATTGAAGCAGAAGATCAAGGACAGGCTCCCTGAGCTTGACGTGGTCATCGGCTGGGAGCAGGGCTTTGACCCCCTGCGCGCCACCCCTCTGTTCATGAAGACCCCGGAGGACGTCGACAGGCTGATCGCGGGCCCGCTGTGCGTGCACAACCTCGCCACGCACCTGACGGGCCTCAAGGGGCGGAAGGTCGGCATCATCGTCAAGGGATGCGACAGCCGCACCGTGGTGGAACTGCTTCAGGAGAAGCTCATCGACCGCGGGGACGTGGTCGTGTTCGGCATTCCCTGTTCCGGCGTGGTCTCGGTCAGGAAGATCGGCCGGGAGCTCGGCACGCTGGACTATGTGGAGAGCGTGGATTTGTCCGGGGACACGGTGAAGGTGACCAGCGAGGGCATGGAACATTCCTTTGCCCTGGCGGACGTTGCCGCCGACAAGTGTGGCCGTTGCCAATACCGGAGCCCGCTCCTTTCCGACGTGATGGTGGGCGAGATTCCCGATGAATCCGCCACCGACGACTACAGCGATGTCGCGGAATTCGAGAAGCTGTCGCTGGAGGAACGGCGGGGCCACTGGCTCAATGCCATGGACCGTTGCGTCCGCTGCTATGCCTGCCGGAACGCATGCCCCATGTGCGTCTGCCGCGACCACTGCGTTGCCCAGAGCCGCGATCCCCATTGGATGACCCAGGAGGACACGGTCCAGAACAAGCTGCTCTTCCAGATCATTCACACCATGCACCTGGCCGGGCGGTGCACCGAGTGCGGCGAATGCGAGCGATCCTGCCCCATGTCCATTCCGCTGCTCCTGCTCAGGCGCAAGATGAACAAGGAAATCAATGATCTCTTCGACTACCGGGCCGGGACCTGCGTGGACGACATTCCCCCGCTGCAGTCCTTCAAGATCGAAGAGGAAAATATCACGGAGAGAGGCTGGTAA
- a CDS encoding 4Fe-4S dicluster domain-containing protein, translating into MVAKFLAYNELDSWLAKMAEQYRTIVPRREGDAVLFGPYCESASVELRVRPTQSPKNAVFPQCEALLTYKYNKNPEEPGRVEVEVNEHLDGTPTVVVGGRPCDAAGFNVIDRVYDTDRVRDLNYLTRREATLFISMTCAKPATTCFCNWVGGGPASPSGSDVLMTPIADGYVFEAVTERGEGLIKADLIDASDAQVEDARAVKEAAEAAMGDPVDPSAAREKLLEHFDDVEFWEAEAGKCISCGTCTYLCPTCYCFNISDEKFGHEGVRLRTWDYCMSSLFTQEASGHNPRPTKAHRLKNRVGHKFSYYPSLHDGNIACCGCGRCIKSCPASVDIRAVVLNAIAAPAPQPES; encoded by the coding sequence ATGGTTGCCAAATTCCTTGCTTACAATGAACTCGATTCCTGGTTGGCAAAGATGGCGGAACAATACCGCACCATCGTGCCCCGGCGTGAAGGGGATGCCGTGCTCTTCGGCCCCTATTGCGAGTCCGCATCCGTGGAGTTGCGGGTCCGGCCCACCCAGTCGCCCAAGAACGCGGTCTTCCCGCAGTGCGAGGCGCTGCTCACTTACAAATACAACAAGAATCCCGAGGAACCCGGTCGCGTTGAGGTCGAGGTGAACGAGCATCTGGATGGAACGCCCACCGTGGTTGTCGGCGGTCGGCCCTGCGATGCCGCCGGATTCAACGTGATAGACAGGGTGTACGACACCGACCGGGTCAGGGACCTGAACTACCTTACCCGCCGTGAAGCGACCCTTTTCATATCCATGACCTGCGCGAAGCCCGCCACCACCTGTTTCTGCAATTGGGTCGGTGGCGGGCCCGCCTCCCCTTCGGGGTCGGACGTGCTCATGACCCCCATTGCCGACGGCTACGTGTTCGAAGCCGTTACCGAAAGGGGAGAGGGGCTCATCAAGGCCGATCTCATCGACGCTTCGGATGCGCAGGTCGAGGACGCCCGGGCGGTCAAGGAAGCGGCCGAAGCCGCCATGGGCGACCCCGTGGACCCGTCCGCGGCCCGTGAAAAGTTGCTGGAGCACTTCGACGACGTCGAATTCTGGGAAGCCGAGGCAGGCAAGTGCATCAGCTGCGGCACCTGCACCTACCTGTGCCCCACCTGCTACTGCTTCAACATCTCCGACGAGAAGTTCGGGCACGAGGGCGTCAGGCTGCGCACGTGGGACTACTGCATGTCCAGCCTCTTTACCCAGGAAGCCAGCGGCCACAATCCCCGGCCGACCAAGGCACACCGTCTCAAGAATCGCGTGGGGCACAAGTTCAGCTACTACCCGTCCCTGCATGACGGCAACATCGCCTGCTGCGGGTGCGGACGCTGCATCAAGAGTTGTCCGGCCTCGGTGGACATCAGAGCCGTCGTGCTGAACGCGATCGCCGCACCGGCCCCCCAACCGGAAAGTTAA
- a CDS encoding FAD/NAD(P)-binding protein — protein sequence MTNMPNPYLPSVATIIETVQETPNIKTFRVVLNSEEEMKNFTFHPGQVGQLSVFGTGESTFVINSPPTRMDYLQFSVMRAGEVTAKLHSLSAGDQIGVRAPLGNWFPYEELKGKDIVFVGGGIGMAPLRTLLLFMLDNRADYGNISVLYGARSPQDMAFQYELPEWLERDDLNTVLTIDAEADGWEHRVGLIPNVLLDMAPSADNTVAVTCGPPIMIKFTLEALLKLGFKDNQILTTLEKRMKCGVGLCGRCNIGGSYVCVDGPVYTYEQLKALPNEL from the coding sequence ATGACGAACATGCCAAATCCCTATCTTCCCTCGGTGGCCACCATCATCGAGACCGTCCAGGAAACGCCGAACATCAAGACGTTTCGCGTGGTCCTGAACAGCGAAGAGGAAATGAAAAACTTCACCTTCCATCCCGGCCAGGTGGGCCAGCTTTCGGTCTTCGGAACGGGCGAATCCACCTTTGTCATCAATTCGCCGCCCACGCGCATGGACTACCTGCAGTTCAGCGTCATGCGGGCAGGCGAGGTCACGGCCAAGCTCCATTCCCTGTCGGCGGGCGACCAGATCGGCGTCCGAGCCCCCCTCGGCAACTGGTTTCCCTACGAGGAACTCAAGGGCAAGGACATCGTGTTCGTGGGCGGCGGCATCGGCATGGCTCCCTTGAGGACTCTCCTGCTGTTCATGCTCGACAACCGCGCCGACTACGGAAACATCTCCGTGCTCTACGGCGCCCGGTCCCCGCAGGACATGGCTTTTCAGTACGAGCTGCCGGAGTGGCTGGAACGGGACGACCTGAACACCGTGCTGACCATCGACGCCGAGGCGGACGGTTGGGAGCACAGGGTGGGGCTGATCCCCAATGTCCTTCTGGATATGGCGCCGTCCGCCGACAACACCGTGGCCGTGACCTGCGGCCCGCCGATCATGATCAAGTTCACCCTGGAGGCGTTGCTCAAGCTCGGCTTCAAGGACAACCAGATACTCACCACCCTGGAAAAACGGATGAAGTGCGGCGTCGGCTTGTGCGGACGGTGCAACATCGGCGGCAGCTACGTCTGCGTGGACGGGCCGGTGTACACCTACGAGCAGCTGAAGGCGCTTCCCAACGAATTGTAG
- a CDS encoding ferritin-like domain-containing protein, whose translation MAHFFHANEIANIAIKIERRGREFYLQAVDRAETPRVKEMFKHLAEEEAKHEGIFRSMLARLGKVGVPPWATQDEYMQYIEALIESHMLFNSLGQKFLERAESEKEVIEAAMGFEKDTMLFFLEMEELVPSSEKYAVHQCYEEERKHLRELSRASAQLEADAA comes from the coding sequence ATGGCTCATTTTTTCCATGCCAATGAAATAGCGAACATCGCCATCAAGATAGAGCGGAGGGGACGCGAGTTCTACCTGCAGGCCGTTGACAGGGCCGAGACCCCCCGGGTCAAGGAGATGTTCAAACACCTCGCCGAAGAAGAGGCCAAGCATGAGGGCATTTTCCGGAGCATGCTGGCCCGTCTGGGCAAGGTGGGGGTGCCCCCCTGGGCCACTCAGGACGAGTACATGCAGTACATCGAGGCGCTCATCGAATCGCACATGCTGTTCAACAGTCTGGGGCAGAAGTTCCTGGAGCGGGCGGAGAGCGAAAAGGAAGTCATCGAGGCGGCTATGGGTTTTGAAAAGGATACCATGCTCTTCTTCCTCGAGATGGAGGAACTGGTGCCCAGTTCGGAAAAGTACGCGGTTCATCAATGCTACGAGGAAGAACGCAAGCATCTCAGAGAGTTGAGCAGGGCCAGCGCACAACTGGAGGCGGACGCGGCCTAG
- the nadB gene encoding L-aspartate oxidase, translated as MSRIRQAYQALVIGSGVAGACCALRLADQGYHVALLSAGDFLGDGNTAYAQGGIVGRGQDDTPSLLSKDIMQAGCQHNHVKAVNHLAKCGPDAVREMLVERLRVPFARNGDGSLAMTREGAHSVHRVLFCGDYTGKAIMDCLAEAVRNEPNIRVMTRRTAVDLITSLHHTGNLSFRYCRTNQCLGAYVYNQDSNEVETLLADFTVLATGGAGRLFLHSTNAQCSLGAAMAMAHRAGARIMNAEYVQFHPTALFHRSKRLFLITEAMRGEGAHLLDRRGDRFMGRYDARLELAPRDVVSRAIVDTLHRTGDDCVYLDCRPVEHELSERFPTIHARCRDIGIDIDREPIPVVPAAHYHCGGVFADISGRTSLDRLYAVGECSCTGVHGANRLASTSLLEGVLWGRNAGDAIGARLGRGRSANQRMLRSIPDWQHPGQVQNEDPALIAQDWMSIRSTMWNYAGINRTEQRLARACEDLRVLIKDLTSFYRKTPLSKPLIDLYHGCFAAGIIAMSARSNRQSLGCHHLQ; from the coding sequence ATGTCCCGGATTCGTCAGGCATACCAAGCCCTGGTCATCGGTTCCGGCGTGGCCGGGGCCTGCTGCGCCCTGCGCCTGGCCGATCAAGGCTATCACGTCGCCCTGCTTTCGGCCGGGGATTTTCTCGGCGACGGCAACACCGCCTACGCCCAGGGCGGCATCGTCGGCCGGGGACAGGATGACACTCCTTCCCTGTTGTCCAAGGATATCATGCAGGCCGGTTGTCAACACAATCACGTCAAGGCGGTCAACCATCTGGCCAAATGCGGTCCGGATGCCGTGCGTGAGATGCTGGTGGAACGGCTTCGGGTGCCGTTCGCCCGAAACGGGGACGGCAGCCTGGCCATGACCCGCGAGGGAGCGCATTCGGTCCACCGGGTCTTGTTCTGCGGCGACTACACCGGCAAGGCGATCATGGATTGTCTCGCCGAGGCGGTCCGCAATGAACCGAATATCCGGGTGATGACCCGGCGCACCGCAGTGGACCTGATCACCAGCCTGCACCACACGGGCAATCTTTCCTTCCGTTATTGCCGGACCAACCAGTGCCTCGGGGCCTACGTCTACAACCAGGACAGCAACGAGGTTGAAACCCTTCTTGCCGATTTCACCGTGCTTGCCACCGGGGGAGCGGGGCGATTGTTCCTCCACTCCACCAATGCCCAGTGCTCCCTCGGTGCGGCCATGGCCATGGCACATCGGGCAGGGGCGCGGATCATGAACGCCGAGTACGTCCAGTTCCATCCCACCGCACTCTTTCATCGGTCCAAACGGTTGTTCCTGATCACCGAGGCCATGCGCGGCGAAGGCGCACACCTGCTGGACCGCCGGGGAGATCGGTTCATGGGCCGGTATGACGCCCGCCTGGAACTGGCCCCGCGCGACGTGGTGTCGCGGGCCATCGTGGACACCCTGCACCGTACCGGCGACGATTGCGTCTATCTCGACTGCCGCCCGGTGGAGCATGAACTGTCCGAGCGCTTTCCCACCATCCATGCCCGGTGCCGGGACATCGGCATCGACATCGACCGGGAACCCATCCCCGTGGTTCCGGCAGCCCATTACCATTGCGGCGGCGTGTTTGCGGACATCAGCGGCCGCACGAGCCTGGACAGGCTCTATGCCGTGGGCGAGTGCAGTTGCACCGGGGTGCACGGGGCCAACAGGCTGGCCAGCACATCGTTGTTGGAAGGAGTGCTTTGGGGGCGCAACGCCGGGGACGCCATCGGTGCGCGGCTCGGCAGGGGCCGGAGCGCCAACCAGCGGATGCTCCGTTCCATCCCGGACTGGCAGCATCCCGGGCAGGTCCAGAACGAGGACCCGGCCCTCATCGCCCAGGACTGGATGAGCATCCGTTCGACCATGTGGAATTATGCGGGCATCAACCGGACCGAGCAACGGCTTGCCCGGGCCTGTGAGGACTTGCGGGTGCTCATCAAGGACCTGACCAGTTTCTACAGGAAGACACCTCTTTCCAAGCCCCTCATCGATCTCTACCACGGTTGTTTTGCCGCCGGCATCATCGCCATGTCAGCCCGCAGCAACCGGCAGAGCCTGGGCTGCCATCATCTTCAGTAG
- a CDS encoding molybdopterin-binding protein, producing the protein MKTVPVQKAVGMVLCHDMTRIVPGETKGPAFRKGHVIAEEDIPMLLEIGKEHVYVLNMEKGRIHENEAAARIARAAAGPGITLTGVCEGRINLEASPGLLDVNVEALNRINSIEEVVLATMHDGMQVTEKRAVAGTRVVPLVIDERKIEQVEEICAEYPYVVGVKQFKHRKVGLVTTGSEVYSGRIKDKFGPVIRKKFSQLGSTVMDQRLSSDDPAMTRDAILAFIAEGAEMVVVTGGMSVDPDDQTPTAIRSTGAEVVTYGSPTFPGVMFLYADLDGVPILGLPGCVMYYRASIFDLVVPRLLAGETVTREDIVSLGHGGFCATCDVCRYPICPFGK; encoded by the coding sequence ATGAAAACCGTTCCAGTCCAAAAAGCCGTAGGCATGGTCCTGTGCCACGACATGACTCGCATCGTACCCGGTGAAACCAAGGGGCCCGCTTTTCGGAAGGGGCACGTCATCGCCGAAGAAGATATTCCCATGCTCCTGGAAATCGGAAAGGAGCACGTCTACGTCCTCAACATGGAAAAGGGCCGCATTCACGAAAACGAAGCGGCGGCCCGGATAGCCAGGGCGGCAGCCGGGCCTGGCATCACCCTGACCGGCGTCTGCGAGGGGCGCATCAATCTGGAGGCCTCTCCGGGCCTGCTCGACGTAAATGTCGAGGCCCTGAACCGTATCAATTCCATCGAAGAGGTCGTGCTGGCGACCATGCACGACGGCATGCAGGTGACTGAAAAGCGCGCCGTGGCCGGAACCCGCGTGGTTCCCCTGGTCATCGACGAACGCAAGATCGAGCAGGTTGAGGAGATCTGCGCCGAGTATCCCTACGTGGTGGGCGTCAAGCAGTTCAAGCACCGCAAGGTCGGGCTGGTGACCACCGGCAGCGAGGTCTACAGCGGCCGCATCAAGGATAAGTTCGGTCCGGTCATCCGCAAGAAGTTTTCCCAGCTCGGCTCCACGGTCATGGATCAGCGGCTGAGCTCGGACGATCCGGCCATGACCCGTGACGCCATCCTGGCCTTCATCGCCGAGGGCGCGGAGATGGTTGTGGTCACGGGCGGCATGTCGGTGGACCCGGACGACCAGACTCCCACGGCCATCCGGTCCACCGGGGCCGAAGTCGTCACCTACGGCTCGCCGACGTTTCCGGGCGTCATGTTCCTCTACGCCGACCTGGACGGGGTTCCCATCCTGGGGCTGCCCGGCTGCGTCATGTACTACAGGGCGTCCATTTTCGATCTGGTGGTTCCCCGTCTGCTGGCCGGTGAAACGGTCACGCGCGAGGACATTGTGAGCTTGGGACACGGGGGGTTTTGTGCGACGTGCGACGTCTGCCGGTACCCCATATGTCCTTTCGGGAAATAA